One Fusobacterium ulcerans DNA segment encodes these proteins:
- a CDS encoding sodium:solute symporter family protein codes for MNKAQITALVIILLYMAATVAIGLFASRKKAEEKQSNDDFLMASKSLGPVVLAGTLFAANTGGASTTGIATNVFQYGLSAAWYVIAGGIGFVLVSFIAPYFRRAQANTVPEIISKRYGKASHIFTAITSILALFMATGAQIIATASIINVVTGFDFKTAAIVSTIVVIIYTMVGGFKSVTAANLMHVLFITVGMTIAMLVMVNSKEVGGFGALFEKAEAMKSVSGANMDMLSMTKIGATTIIGYIAMYFMTFPTGQEIVQTYCSAKDGKSAKLGSILAGVVSAAYAIVPAIIGLLAYVCIDGYALGGSQKNALAQATITFAPAIIAGIVLAAIVAATMSSAAGNMIGTATMFTNDIFVPYINKGVKEDKKEIWISKIAMLVVGGVGLFIALEASNVISVMMGAFALRSAGPFAAFICGIFYKNVTRNAGFVSIVAGTVVAAIWIYVLNTPWGLNAMVPGGIVAFIVIFAVSAIERSMGVKPAPEIEFENI; via the coding sequence ATGAATAAAGCACAAATCACAGCTTTGGTAATCATTTTACTTTACATGGCGGCAACAGTTGCTATTGGACTTTTTGCTTCAAGAAAAAAAGCTGAAGAAAAACAAAGTAATGATGACTTCTTAATGGCAAGTAAATCTTTAGGTCCAGTAGTTCTTGCAGGTACATTATTTGCAGCTAATACAGGGGGAGCAAGTACAACTGGTATAGCAACTAACGTTTTTCAATACGGATTATCAGCAGCATGGTATGTTATTGCAGGAGGTATAGGGTTTGTCCTTGTATCATTTATTGCTCCATATTTTAGAAGAGCACAGGCAAATACAGTACCTGAAATAATCAGTAAAAGATATGGTAAAGCTTCTCACATATTTACTGCTATCACATCAATATTAGCATTATTTATGGCAACAGGAGCTCAAATCATAGCAACAGCTTCTATCATCAATGTTGTTACAGGGTTTGACTTTAAAACAGCAGCAATAGTGAGTACAATAGTTGTTATTATTTACACAATGGTTGGAGGATTTAAATCTGTTACAGCAGCAAATCTTATGCATGTTCTGTTTATTACAGTAGGAATGACTATTGCAATGCTTGTAATGGTAAATAGTAAAGAAGTTGGAGGATTTGGTGCATTATTCGAGAAAGCAGAAGCTATGAAAAGTGTAAGTGGAGCAAATATGGACATGCTTAGCATGACAAAAATTGGAGCTACGACTATTATAGGGTATATAGCTATGTATTTCATGACTTTCCCAACAGGACAGGAAATAGTTCAAACTTACTGTTCTGCAAAAGATGGTAAATCAGCAAAATTAGGATCTATACTTGCTGGAGTTGTATCAGCAGCTTATGCAATAGTTCCTGCTATAATCGGACTTTTAGCTTATGTTTGTATTGATGGTTATGCATTAGGAGGATCTCAAAAGAATGCTCTTGCACAAGCTACAATCACATTTGCCCCTGCTATAATTGCAGGAATAGTTCTGGCAGCAATCGTTGCAGCTACTATGAGTAGTGCTGCTGGAAATATGATTGGTACTGCTACAATGTTTACAAATGATATATTCGTTCCTTACATCAATAAAGGTGTTAAAGAAGATAAAAAAGAAATTTGGATTTCAAAAATTGCTATGTTGGTAGTTGGAGGAGTAGGGCTTTTCATAGCTCTTGAAGCAAGTAATGTAATCAGTGTTATGATGGGAGCCTTTGCCCTTAGAAGTGCAGGACCTTTCGCAGCATTTATCTGTGGTATCTTCTACAAAAATGTAACAAGAAATGCAGGATTTGTTTCAATCGTTGCAGGTACTGTTGTAGCAGCTATATGGATATATGTTCTAAATACTCCTTGGGGATTAAATGCAATGGTTCCTGGTGGAATAGTAGCGTTTATAGTAATCTTTGCGGTTTCAGCAATTGAAAGAAGTATGGGTGTTAAACCAGCTCCTGAAATTGAATTTGAAAATATTTAA
- a CDS encoding YgeY family selenium metabolism-linked hydrolase — MLTNERKEQIVEVLQNLIQRRSYSGEEKEVAEYIKKLCLEVGYDTVHVDKYGNVIGSVKGKYEGPKVLMDGHIDTVPVDEEKWTKKPFAGNIEDGKLYGRGTTDMKGAVCAMLLAGAYLAQDLKKEFAGEIFIAGVVHEECFEGVAAREISKYVKPDYVIIGEASQLNLKIGQRGRGEIVVETFGKPAHSANPEKGINAVYKMMKIIENIQKLPMTHHDTLGYGILELTDVKSSPYPGASVVPDYCRATYDRRLLVGETPESVLAPIQKLLDEMAKEDETLKAKVSYARGVEKCWTGATIEGERFFPGWLFEEKDEYVQKALKALEGIGQTPTITHYNFCTNGSHYAGEAGIKTIGYGPSRENLAHTIDEYIELDSLYNVTEGYYAILKAYLAK; from the coding sequence ATGTTGACTAATGAAAGAAAAGAACAGATAGTAGAAGTACTTCAAAACCTTATTCAAAGAAGAAGTTATTCAGGAGAAGAAAAAGAAGTAGCAGAATATATTAAAAAATTATGCCTTGAAGTAGGGTATGATACTGTACATGTAGACAAGTACGGAAATGTTATTGGTTCTGTAAAAGGAAAATATGAAGGGCCAAAAGTACTTATGGACGGTCATATAGACACTGTTCCAGTAGATGAAGAAAAATGGACTAAGAAACCTTTTGCTGGAAATATAGAAGATGGTAAACTATATGGTAGAGGAACTACTGACATGAAAGGTGCTGTGTGCGCAATGCTTTTAGCTGGGGCATATTTAGCTCAAGACCTTAAAAAAGAATTTGCTGGAGAAATATTCATAGCTGGTGTAGTTCATGAAGAGTGTTTCGAAGGAGTAGCAGCAAGAGAGATCAGTAAATATGTAAAACCTGATTATGTAATAATAGGAGAAGCTTCTCAGCTTAATCTTAAAATAGGACAAAGAGGAAGAGGGGAAATAGTAGTAGAAACTTTTGGAAAACCTGCTCACTCAGCTAACCCAGAAAAAGGAATAAATGCAGTATATAAAATGATGAAAATAATTGAAAATATTCAAAAACTACCAATGACTCACCATGACACATTGGGATATGGAATACTTGAATTAACAGATGTAAAATCATCTCCATACCCAGGAGCATCAGTAGTCCCTGACTATTGCAGAGCAACTTATGACAGAAGACTTCTAGTAGGAGAAACTCCTGAAAGTGTATTGGCACCTATTCAAAAATTACTAGATGAAATGGCAAAAGAAGATGAAACTCTTAAAGCAAAAGTATCATATGCAAGAGGAGTAGAAAAATGCTGGACTGGTGCAACAATAGAAGGAGAGAGATTCTTCCCAGGATGGTTATTTGAAGAGAAAGATGAGTATGTACAAAAAGCATTAAAAGCTTTAGAGGGAATAGGACAGACTCCTACAATCACTCACTATAATTTCTGTACAAATGGATCTCACTATGCAGGAGAAGCAGGAATAAAAACAATAGGATATGGACCATCAAGAGAAAACTTAGCACATACAATAGATGAATACATAGAATTAGATAGTCTATATAATGTAACTGAAGGATATTATGCAATTTTAAAAGCTTATTTGGCAAAGTAA
- a CDS encoding N-acyl-D-amino-acid deacylase family protein: MKKLIKNGFVVDGSGEKRYKADVLINGDKIEKIGTIDNVEGAEVIDATGKIVAPGFIDTHSHSDLKVLIEPFIEPKLRQGITTEILGQDGISMAPLPKEFVSSWRKNLAGLDGDSDLLAWDWETTDKYLDLIAKTGSGPNEMYLVPHGNIRMEAMGLEARVATDEELAKMRDITRREMEAGAAGLSTGLIYIPCAYSDTRELVEICKVAAEYDRPLVIHQRSEADTMIESMNEVITIARESGVKIHFSHFKICGKKNWHLIKDIVALLDKCKEEGIKISYDQYPYVAGSTMLGVIIPPWAHAGGTDKLVERLGNKADREKMKHDIINGIPGWDNFIDFAGFEGIFVTSVKTKANEDCIGKNLIEIAELRGKDKFDAVFDLLKEEENAVGMYDYYGKDEHVVTFMTREESNICTDGLLGGKPHPRVYGAFPRVIGKFVREMKAMTLETAIYKMTNKPAKTFKIDNRGLLKEGYFADVVIFDENTTIDKGTFVDPIQFPEGISHVMVNGEFAIKDYKKNEILPGRVIRIKK; this comes from the coding sequence ATGAAGAAATTAATAAAAAATGGTTTTGTTGTTGATGGTAGCGGTGAAAAAAGATATAAAGCAGATGTCCTTATAAATGGAGATAAAATTGAAAAAATAGGAACAATAGATAATGTTGAAGGAGCAGAGGTTATAGATGCAACTGGGAAAATAGTTGCTCCAGGATTTATAGATACTCACAGCCACTCAGACTTAAAAGTATTAATAGAACCATTTATCGAACCTAAACTTCGTCAAGGAATAACTACAGAGATACTAGGTCAAGACGGAATCTCAATGGCTCCTCTTCCAAAAGAATTTGTAAGCTCTTGGAGAAAAAATCTAGCTGGGCTAGATGGTGACAGTGATCTTCTAGCTTGGGACTGGGAAACAACTGATAAATATCTTGATCTTATAGCAAAAACTGGATCAGGACCTAATGAAATGTACTTAGTTCCTCATGGAAACATCAGAATGGAAGCTATGGGGCTTGAAGCAAGAGTAGCAACAGATGAAGAATTAGCTAAAATGAGAGATATAACTAGAAGAGAGATGGAAGCAGGTGCAGCTGGACTTTCAACTGGACTTATCTACATACCTTGTGCTTATTCAGATACTAGAGAATTAGTAGAAATCTGTAAAGTAGCAGCAGAATATGACAGACCATTAGTTATACACCAAAGAAGTGAAGCAGATACAATGATTGAATCTATGAATGAAGTTATAACTATAGCTAGAGAAAGCGGAGTAAAAATTCATTTCTCTCACTTCAAAATCTGTGGTAAAAAGAACTGGCATTTAATAAAAGATATAGTTGCTCTTCTTGATAAATGTAAAGAGGAAGGAATTAAAATATCTTATGACCAGTATCCATATGTTGCTGGAAGTACAATGCTTGGAGTTATCATTCCACCTTGGGCACATGCAGGAGGAACTGATAAACTTGTAGAAAGATTAGGAAACAAAGCTGACAGAGAAAAAATGAAACATGATATAATCAATGGAATTCCAGGTTGGGATAACTTTATAGATTTTGCTGGGTTTGAAGGTATATTTGTAACTTCAGTAAAAACAAAAGCTAATGAAGACTGTATAGGAAAAAATCTAATAGAAATAGCTGAATTAAGAGGAAAAGATAAATTTGATGCAGTATTCGATCTATTGAAAGAAGAAGAAAATGCTGTTGGAATGTATGACTACTATGGAAAAGATGAGCATGTAGTTACTTTCATGACAAGAGAAGAAAGTAATATATGTACAGATGGACTTTTAGGAGGAAAACCACATCCTAGAGTATATGGAGCTTTCCCTAGAGTTATAGGAAAATTTGTAAGAGAAATGAAAGCTATGACATTGGAAACAGCAATTTATAAAATGACAAATAAGCCTGCTAAAACATTTAAAATAGACAATAGAGGACTATTAAAAGAAGGATACTTTGCAGACGTAGTTATATTTGATGAAAATACAACTATTGATAAAGGAACTTTCGTAGATCCTATTCAATTCCCAGAAGGAATCAGTCATGTAATGGTAAATGGAGAATTTGCAATTAAAGACTACAAGAAAAATGAAATATTGCCAGGAAGAGTTATTAGAATTAAAAAATAG